The candidate division WOR-3 bacterium genome includes the window AAACCTAAAATATCACCAACCAGTTGTTATATCTACTAGTTAGGTGCAAATAATAAAAACTAAAATGAATATTCAGTTAAAAATCAAAATGAAAAATAATATTTTAATGCAAATAGTAATTAACTATATCTTTTTAGTATTTATGACATCTTGTCATTATGATGGAAAACTATCATCCGAAATTATTAAATCAGAAAAATTCGTAGATATAGGTACCCACAAACTTCGAGTGGTTGTATCGGATATTCCAAGCAAATACACTATTGTTTTGGAATCTGGAGGGGGAAAATATTCAGAAGCCTATCATGAAATACAAGATACCTTGGTAAAATTAACAGGTATAAGGGTTATGAGCTACGATCGTTCTGGATTTGGCCAGAGCGAATTGGGACCAGATACTTTCAATGCAATCGATGAGGTAAATGCGCTGAAAAAATGTTTAGAAGTACTGGGATTTAAAAACAACTATATTCTTGTGGGGCATTCATATGGAGGAATTTTAGTACAACTTTTTACACTACAATACCCTGAACTGGTTAAGGGCATTGTTTTAATTGATCCAATGAATGTAAAATTTGTTGACAGATTTGGACTTGATAACCTTAATGCGGCCACACCTTATTTTGAAAATCCCAAAGAGAATTATGAAAAAGCTGGTAATAGAATGGTTGATAACTTTCCAATTTTATTAGATAGATTACGTGGATATGAACTTCCAACAAGTATACCTGTAATTCTCATAACATCAGGTAATGCTCCTTTTTCTTCAGATCTTTGGCGCAAATGTCATACAGAGATGGTGATGAATTCAGAAAATCACAAACTAATTATTGCTGAAGGAAACAATCATGATATATTAATGGAGAATCCAGAATTAGTGTTAAAAACAATAATAGAATTAACCAAGAATATTAAATAAAAATAAACATGAGTTTTATGCTAAGGTGGTCTCAAGCTTTTAACGCAACACCCGCAAATCCAACTTGGATTTAGGGCCAAAAGGTATTCAAAACATTTTTGCACAGAGTGGAATTATTACAAATTCTGATATTAAAGAATACTTAGATGTGTAAGCGCATGGTTTCATAGCATTACGCGGCGTAATACCCGGCGCTCCCGTTGGTAGCTCCGGGCTTCGCCGCACTTTCACCTCCGCTACCGCTGCGGTGAAAACGTCATACACCAGGGTAACGTCAGATGAAATAACGCGCATCCGGAGAATATTAAAACGAAAAGAATATTGAAGATTATTGTTTTTTCGATTTTATCGCTTCAATTATTGCTTCCTGTAATTTTGATGTTTACTCCTTTTACTGCCAATGTTAAGGGAGATGTGGAATTGACAGGAAAATATAAATTTCCGCATGGCACCGAAGCGCAAAAAGAATATACTCTTGAACAGAGTAATGATTTTGTAACAGTGATTCAAAAAACTCAAATTACTTATGAAGTTGTGGTGTTTGGAATGTTGGCTTTGTTATTTTTAAATGAGACTTTTTTTTAGTATTATTGATTAGCGCTATTATAAAGAGAGAGACATAGCCTCACTTTATCACGACCATTAGCACGAGTGACAAGAAATGAATTTAAGCCTGTCTTATTTAAGACTAACCCCAGAATGTGATACCGTGAAATCAAGCAATAGAACTGAAAAATTCAGGGATATGCTTTCGAGTAAAGCTCATGAGACAGCCAAGAAGTTTGAACAGGCATATTCAAAATCAATAGAAAAAACTAAAAACGCCTCAAGACCGATATCAGCATAAATGTTTTATTGTAGCTAAAAAGATTAAATGATAAAAGTATAACGAACACACAACATTTTGTATAAAACAGTTGGGGTTTAGTGGTTTGCGAGAGTTAGGTTCTCGCATCAGCTTTTTCCTCAGTGGACAAGAACACGGCTAGAAAACCCAACCCTTTCATATTGACGAATTTTATATGAAATAACTTGCCGACAAGAATTTTGTAACCGGCATCTTTCACGGTTAATGAGAAGGGAATAGAAAATGAAAATAAGAAAAATTTACTTCTGCTGGTGGAGAGGCGACTGACTAATTATTATAATCAACCTTTATTTTAGCACTACAAAAATTAGGAGAACAACAGTGAACAAGATTGACAAAATCATGAAATCGATGACATTTGATTTTTTTGGAAACGGAAAATATAAAATTGCCCCATCAATGCATCTTTCTTCAACGAATTCTGTTTTTCTGGATGTACGGTCCAAAGAAGAACTGGAAACAATTTCATTTAGCCTTGTACATCACATGCCTGTTCTACATATTCCGATTAATGAGATTCCTGACCGATTATCGGAAATACCCCGGGACAAAACTGTCGGTATTTTTTGCTCTTCCGGAGTTCGCTCCACAATGGCCTATTTTTATTTGAGAACGCTCGGCTTTGAAAATGTGCGAATAATTGAAGGCGGTTACGCCGAACTGGTGGATGATTTTAAACCCGGTAAATTGTTAAAGCATATCACACAGGGCAGACAGTAAAATGCCAAACATGATAATAATTGGTTTAGCAATATTTGCTATAGGTCTTGTAATGACCATGTCTGGAAGGGGCGGCGGAAATTTCTATGTGCCCCTCCTTGTTATTGCAGGTTTGGGAATGCACCAGGCAGCCGCTATGGGTCAGTTTATTCTAATGATTGCTGCGTTGACCGGAATGCTGGTTTTCAACAAAAAAAAGATGGTAGATTGGAAACTGGCTTTGGTTATTGATCCGCCTACTGATGTAATGGCGTTTGTTGGAGGGTACTTCTCCAGTTATTTGAGCGGTTCAACTCTGAAAATAATTCTGTCGGTATTTCTGGTTTTGGCCGGTATTTTAATGCTGATAAAAGTTAAAGAAAGACCTATAAAAAAAGAAAAAAAATTCGGATACTGGCACAGAAAATTTGGAGACGAAGAATATGTTGTCAATTTATGGTATACGATTCCCATTACCGCGCTTGCCGGTCTTGTCGCCGGATCGGTAGGGATATCATGCGGCACATTCAAGATTCCTCTGATGGTTTTACTTTGCGGTGTGCCAATGCATATAGCGGTCGGGACTTCTTCAGCAATGATTGCCGCTACGGCAATAATGGGTTTTCTGGGTCATACGATGCGAGGACACTTTGATCCTGAATTTGCCATTCCCCTGGCAATAGCGGCTGTATTGGCCGGTATATTTGGAGGAAAATTGGCCATAAAAACAAAAACGAAGTATTTAAAGTTGATATTTGCAGTGACAACTTTTGCTGCCGCAGTATTTATGATAATCAATACGCTTAAAACATAAAAGGTTTTTCCCAGTGTGAATACGTCCTGTATTCACACTGGACATTCTTTTGGCGGAGACACGCCACTTCATATAACTGCGCGTAGCCGGTTCGGGCAACTTCGCATAGCCGCAAACGCTATAATTCTCTGCAACTTAAAAAGTTATATGCCGCTTGACGCAGCATTTTTGATTATTTTCTTTTTAACTTATCTTGGAAATAAAATAGATTTCACATAGAGGATGAAAACAAAACCCCTGAAGGTAAGTTCGCATTTTTTTAGTAAAAAATTATTTTACGGAACTATCCTTATACCCCTTGACCTCGGGGAGTTGTCGAAGACTTCGATTACGTGAAATACTATCGCGAAAGATTTTCTCGGTGAAACTCCGTGTATGAAGTCGTGGACGGTGTTGACGTATTCTACTATGCCCCTATCCCTTTCCGAGAGGTCTGAGCCCTCAGGGTAAATGAGCTGGGCTACGGCTTTGACTTCGAAAGAGGGAATGTCGAGAAAGACTATTGATACAAGCGGATTTTTCATTATGTTGAGAAATGATCCTGTTTTGAAATCTTCACTCGTGTACAATTCGAGGCTGACCTGTTTTGTCCTGTCAAAAATTTCAGGGTTTTGGTAGAGTGAATCGAGGATTTCAAGTTTGCGAATAAATGAAGAATCGTAATTTGAAAGCAGAAGCGAGGTCACTTCTTTTATGAATTCCTCCTTTGGAAGAAAACCAAGCCCTTTGACGGCGTTGTTTATGCTGACGCGCGTATCTTCCCTTTTGGCGCCGTATGTCGCGACCATTCCGGAGTGAGGTCCAGACAGGGGGGGCATTTCGCCATTTTTCCACATTTCAAGAGCTTCTCTTCTTCTGGCGATGTTCCATGTCATAAAATCGTCCGGCAGGATTGCGATATCCAAGACAATCCACTCGTCGTCAACGAGCGCTTTTATTTTGCCTTCCGAAATGTTTTCAAGATCCACGTTGGTTTGTTTGTAAAAAGGGAGATTTGATTCATCACCTGTATGATCCGAGGGTTGATTT containing:
- a CDS encoding alpha/beta fold hydrolase; its protein translation is MQIIKTKMNIQLKIKMKNNILMQIVINYIFLVFMTSCHYDGKLSSEIIKSEKFVDIGTHKLRVVVSDIPSKYTIVLESGGGKYSEAYHEIQDTLVKLTGIRVMSYDRSGFGQSELGPDTFNAIDEVNALKKCLEVLGFKNNYILVGHSYGGILVQLFTLQYPELVKGIVLIDPMNVKFVDRFGLDNLNAATPYFENPKENYEKAGNRMVDNFPILLDRLRGYELPTSIPVILITSGNAPFSSDLWRKCHTEMVMNSENHKLIIAEGNNHDILMENPELVLKTIIELTKNIK
- a CDS encoding rhodanese-like domain-containing protein, with the translated sequence MNKIDKIMKSMTFDFFGNGKYKIAPSMHLSSTNSVFLDVRSKEELETISFSLVHHMPVLHIPINEIPDRLSEIPRDKTVGIFCSSGVRSTMAYFYLRTLGFENVRIIEGGYAELVDDFKPGKLLKHITQGRQ
- a CDS encoding sulfite exporter TauE/SafE family protein, yielding MPNMIIIGLAIFAIGLVMTMSGRGGGNFYVPLLVIAGLGMHQAAAMGQFILMIAALTGMLVFNKKKMVDWKLALVIDPPTDVMAFVGGYFSSYLSGSTLKIILSVFLVLAGILMLIKVKERPIKKEKKFGYWHRKFGDEEYVVNLWYTIPITALAGLVAGSVGISCGTFKIPLMVLLCGVPMHIAVGTSSAMIAATAIMGFLGHTMRGHFDPEFAIPLAIAAVLAGIFGGKLAIKTKTKYLKLIFAVTTFAAAVFMIINTLKT